A stretch of Chaetodon auriga isolate fChaAug3 chromosome 21, fChaAug3.hap1, whole genome shotgun sequence DNA encodes these proteins:
- the mastl gene encoding serine/threonine-protein kinase greatwall, whose translation MDADEKHDSSIKEVSVAIPKPPSIEDFIVLKPISRGAFGKVYLARKKCNARLYAIKVMKKADMVDKNMMGQMKAERDALALSKSPFVVHLFYSLQTATKIYLVMEYLIGGDVKSLLHMYGYFDQDMSIKYISEVALALDYLHRHGIIHRDLKPDNMLISNEGHIKLTDFGLSKVKLDRELSLMDILTTPSLAKPKKGYFRTPGQVLSLISSLGFNTPAGEGKRHYSASAVSSPMSCGKIKQKNNSLGSPLMKIKDHLSSPTCYPWKTGPNNIAFNPNNLAKNLTPTLLKTRRRFETMSAGSTTTDTEGGISPLWECEEKENEHSNKQKGRGRSESRRPKQDCAPTTAGTFGSPCVESNPEDVAEEKLPANKLESVSTARHGFCPSASSVKRTFSDIERSPEPFEIQAKKSNARYKRCYEPPEESAGFRTGLTGTFSTIQIGDFAASTKGIGSAEDQVPKRSSPIAVAKSLFCELEEPAEDVFEDGAKDLSQTSFTSPLAGNSDICRSLSLDSDGSMHETSPTVCNPASFKPKKSSEHRDSASSEEQEENKDSSVTEKPTLANFGHKAESQCSFLNQLSDPACSVAPSPLFPKLRNVVAFRSYCSSINRSNVSGVSRLSIGSIEAMELSATAAYNSASGTMTPVQKRPSSSSSLYQTPQPMSTSHTPFRTPKSVRRGALPVEGAPILGTPDYLAPELLLGKPHDVMVDWWALGVCLFEFLTGVPPFNDETPQLVFQNILNRDIPWPEEEEELSVNSRNAIEILLTMDMTKRAGLKELKCHALFEGLDWDNLQNQPMPFIPQPEDETDTSYFEARNNAQHIAVSGFSL comes from the exons ATGGATGCAGATGAAAAGCACGATTCCAGTATAAAGGAAGTATCGGTGGCTATTCCTAAACCGCCTTCAATCGAGGATTTCATCGTATTGAAGCCCATCAGCCGCGGTGCTTTTGGCAAGGTCTACCTTGCACGGAAGAAGTGCAATGCGCGATTATATGCCATTAAG gTGATGAAGAAAGCAGACATGGTTGATAAAAATATGATGGGCCAGATGAAGGCGGAGAGAGATGCACTTGCTTTGAGCAAAAGCCCCTTCGTGGTTCACCTGTTTTACTCCCTTCAGACAGCCACCAAGATCTATCTG GTGATGGAATACCTGATTGGTGGAGATGTCAAATCTCTGCTTCACATGTATGGATATTTCGACCAGGATATGTCTATAAAATACATCTCGGAGGTTGCGCTGGCTTTGGACTACCTCCATCGTCATGGTATAATCCACAG AGACTTGAAACCAGACAACATGCTTATATCCAACGAAGGACACATCAAACTAACAGACTTCGGTCTTTCTAAAGTGAAGCTTGACAGAG AGCTGAGTCTTATGGATATCCTCACGACTCCATCCTTGGCTAAACCGAAAAAAGGTTACTTCCGCACCCCGGGTCAAGTCCTCTCCTTAATCAGCTCCCTTGGATTT aatacacCTGCAGGGGAGGGCAAGCGTCACTACAGTGCGTCTGCTGTGTCCAGTCCCATGTCCTGtggcaaaataaaacagaagaataaCTCTCTTGGTTCTCCCTTGATGAAGATAAAAGATCATCTGTCCTCTCCCACTTGCTACCCTTGGAAAACGG GACCGAACAACATTGCGTTCAATCCTAATAACCTGGCGAAAAATCTGACTCCCACTCTGCTGAAGACCAGGAGGAGGTTTGAGACAATGAGTGCAGGCAGCACCACCACCGACACTGAGGGTGGCATCAGTCCACTGTGGGAATGTGAGGAG aaagaaaatgagcatTCTAATAAACAGAAGGGGAGAGGCCGTTCTGAGTCCAGAAGGCCCAAACAGGACTGTGCGCCCACAACAGCCGGCACCTTTGGCAGTCCTTGTGTGGAGTCAAATCCAGAAGATGTAGCAGAAGAAAAGCTTCCGGCCAACAAACTGGAGTCTGTTTCCACAGCTCGCCATGGTTTTTGTCCTTCAGCCTCATCTGTAAAGAGAACATTTTCCGATATTGAGAGAAGCCCCGAGCCCTTTGAGATCCAAGCGAAGAAGAGTAATGCACGCTACAAGAGATGTTATGAGCCTCCAGAAGAGAGTGCTGGGTTTCGCACTGGCCTGACTGGAACATTTTCCACCATCCAAATAGGAGACTTTGCAGCCTCCACAAAGGGGATCGGGTCAGCCGAAGACCAGGTCCCAAAGCGCTCCAGTCCCATTGCTGTGGCCAAAAGTCTGTTTTGTGAGCTGGAAGAGCCAGCAGAGGACGTGTTCGAAGACGGAGCCAAAGACTTGTCACAAACGAGTTTCACCTCACCGCTCGCTGGGAACAGTGACATCTGCAGGAGCTTGAGCCTCGACTCTGATGGGTCCATGCATGAAACGTCTCCCACTGTTTGCAACCCTGCGTCATTCAAGCCAAAAAAGAGCTCCGAACACAGGGATTCAGCATcatctgaggagcaggaggaaaacaaagactCATCCGTCACTGAAAAACCCACACTTGCTAACTTTGGTCATAAAGCTGAATCTCAGTGTTCCTTCCTAAACCAGCTCTCTGATCCGGCCTGCAGTGTTGCACCATCCCCCTTGTTCCCCAAGCTGCGGAATGTCGTAGCTTTCCGTAGCTACTGTAGCTCCATTAACCGCTCCAATGTGTCGGGAGTGTCCCGACTTAGCATCGGGTCTATCGAGGCTATGGAGCTCTCCGCAACAGCTGCTTATAACTCTGCATCTGGCACGATGACACCAGTGCAGAAGAGacccagctccagcagctctctctATCAG ACCCCTCAGCCCATGTCGACCTCTCACACCCCTTTCAGGACTCCAAAGAGCGTCAGAAGGGGGGCCCTGCCTGTTGAGGGTGCACCCATTTTAGGAACTCCTGACTATTTGGCTCCAGAGCTTCTGTTGGGAAAACCACATG ATGTCATGGTGGATTGGTGGGCGTTAGGCGTGTGTCTTTTCGAGTTCCTCACAGGTGTGCCGCCATTCAACGATGAGACGCCTCAGCTGGTCTTCCAGAATATTCTCAACAGAG ATATCCCCtggcctgaggaggaggaggaactgtCTGTAAACTCAAGAAATGCGATTGAAATCCTCCTGACGATGGACATGACAAAACGAGCTGGTCTAAAGG AGCTCAAGTGTCACGCACTGTTTGAGGGCCTGGACTGGGACAACCTGCAGAACCAGCCGATGCCTTTCATACCTCAGCCGGAGGATGAAACCGACACCTCGTACTTTGAGGCAAGAAACAACGCTCAGCACATCGCTGTGTCCGGCTTCAGCCTATAG
- the LOC143339754 gene encoding ATP-dependent zinc metalloprotease YME1L1-like isoform X2 produces the protein MFSLSTSFQAQQMILPVSQLINALHSLKNSATASVQTLHRDLIPEHNSFLKEPNVSLRDLGLSEIRVSQLDELVSRLLPTPGPEEPPAIPSPWRTSHVSADSFFHNKHGFSHRRLGVFGSPIFHRQYHSPLKEVCSELQFLPVWVQSRGFKTLRSKTRRMNESGYDAPVESEPYTPAFMKGLLQKEKGPEAQSLDHLLTQKNLPEHQHEAFKTGFTEGFMRSQAFTQRTQDSLRRTRLVLFVLLLLGIYGLSRTPFLSVRFRTTSGLDSAVDPVQMKNVTFEHVKGVEEAKNELQDVVEFLKNPQKFTVLGGKLPKGILLVGPPGTGKTLLARAVAGEADVPFYYASGSEFDEMFVGVGASRIRNLFKEAKANAPCVIFIDELDSVGGKRIESPMHPYSRQTINQLLAEMDGFKPNEGVIVVGATNFAEALDNALVRPGRFDMQVTVPRPDVKGRTEILNWYLSKIKVDPAVNAEIIARGTVGFSGAELENLVNQAALKAAVDEKEMVTMKELEFAKDKILMGPERKSVEIDKKNKTITAYHESGHAIVAYFTKDAMPINKATIMPRGPTLGHVSMLPENDRWSETRAQLLAQMDVSMGGRVAEELIFGDDYITTGASSDFDGATKIAKMMVTRFGMSDKLGVMTYGDITKQSPETQAAIEQEVRVLLKDSYERAKNILKTYSKEHKTLADALLRYETLDAKEIQMVLEGKSLDHQIPQ, from the exons atgttttcactgtcaaCGTCGTTTCAGGCACAGCAG ATGATACTGCCCGTCAGCCAGCTCATCAATGCCCTCCACTCTCTGAAGAACTCGGCCACAGCTTCAGTCCAGACCCTGCACAGAGACCTCATTCCAGAGCACAATTCATTTCTAAAAGAG CCCAATGTGAGTCTGAGGGATCTCGGCCTGTCAGAGATCAGGGTGAGTCAGCTGGACGAGTTGGTCAGCAGGTTACTGCCTACACCGGGACCAGAAGAACCTCCTGCCATTCCTTCACCATGGAGGACGAGTCACGTGTCTGCAGACAGCTTCTTCCACAACAAGCATG GGTTTTCACACAGAAGATTGGGGGTTTTTGGCTCCCCAATATTCCACAGACAATACCACAGTCCTCTAAAAGAAGTCTGCTCAGAGCTACAATTCCTGCCTG TATGGGTCCAGAGTCGGGGTTTCAAGACACTTAGATCAAAGACCAgacgaatgaatgaatctggATATGACGCTCCAGTGGAGTCTGAGCCCTACACACCAGCCTTCATGAAG GGATTGCTTCAGAAAGAAAAGGGACCAGAGGCGCAATCACTGGACCATCTGCTTACACAAAAGAACCTCCCAGAGCACCAGCACGAGGCCTTCAAGACGGGTTTCACAGAGGGGTTCATGAGGTCTCAGGCCTTCACTCAGAGAACACAAG ACTCTCTGAGGAGAACCAGGTTGgtcctgtttgtcctcctcctccttggtATTTATGGCTTGTCCAGAACCCCCTTCCTCTCGG TGAGGTTCCGCACCACATCTGGACTTGACTCAGCAGTCGACCCCGTCCAGATGAAGAATGTGACATTCGAGCATGTCAAAGGAGTGGAGGAGGCAAAGAACGAATTACAAGATGTTGTGGAGTTTCTCAAGAACCCCCAGAAGTTCACTGTTCTGGGTGGAAAGCTGCCAAAAG GGATCCTCCTTGTTGGTCCACCAGGCACAGGAAAGACTCTGTTAGCACGGGCTGTGGCTGGGGAGGCCGATGTGCCTTTCTACTACGCCTCCGGCTCAGAGTTTGATGAGATGTTCGTGGGCGTTGGTGCGAGCCGAATCAGGAACCTTTTCA AAGAGGCAAAAGCGAATGCTCCCTGTGTCATCTTCATTGACGAGCTGGACAGCGTTGGTGGGAAGAGGATTGAGTCTCCCATGCATCCCTATTCCAGACAAACCatcaaccagctgctggctgaaatgGACGG GTTTAAACCAAATGAAGGTGTCATTGTTGTTGGTGCTACAAACTTCGCAGAGGCTTTGGATAA TGCTCTGGTGAGGCCAGGGAGGTTTGACATGCAGGTAACGGTCCCTCGCCCAGACGTGAAAGGACGCACTGAAATCCTCAACTGGTACCTCTCCAAGATCAAAGTGGACCCTG CGGTGAATGCAGAGATTATTGCCCGAGGCACTGTGGGCTTTTCTGGGGCAGAGCTGGAGAACCTGGTCAACCAGGCAGCCCTGAAGGCAGCCGTGGACGAGAAAGAGATGGTCACAATGAAGGAACTGGAATTCGCAAAGGACAAGATCCTCATGG GCCCTGAGAGGAAGAGCGTTGAAATCGACAAGAAGAACAAGACCATCACAGCCTACCATGAGTCCGGTCATGCCATTGTTGCCTATTTCACCAAAGATGCAATGCCCATCAATAAGGCCACTATCATGCCTCGAGGCCCAACTCTTGGCCAT GTGTCCATGCTCCCAGAAAATGACCGTTGGAGCGAGACACGAGCTCAGCTGCTGGCTCAGATGGACGTCAGTATGGGCGGCCGAGTAGCGGAGGAGCTCATCTTTGGAGATGACTACATCACCACGG gAGCATCCAGCGATTTCGATGGAGCAACCAAAATAGCGAAAATGATGGTGACCAGATTCGGCATGAGTGACAAG CTTGGTGTCATGACCTACGGTGACATAACCAAGCAGAGCCCAGAGACACAAGCTGCCATCGAACAGGAAGTCAGAGTTTTACTTAAG GACTCATATGAACGTGCTAAAAACATCCTGAAAACTTACAGCAAGGAACACAAGACACTAGCTGACGCCCTGTTAAGATATGAAACTCTGGATGCCAAAGAGATCCAGATGGTGCTAGAGGGCAAATCACTGGACCACCAGATACCTCAGTAG
- the LOC143339754 gene encoding ATP-dependent zinc metalloprotease YME1L1-like isoform X1, translating into MFSLSTSFQAQQMILPVSQLINALHSLKNSATASVQTLHRDLIPEHNSFLKEPNVSLRDLGLSEIRVSQLDELVSRLLPTPGPEEPPAIPSPWRTSHVSADSFFHNKHGFSHRRLGVFGSPIFHRQYHSPLKEVCSELQFLPVWVQSRGFKTLRSKTRRMNESGYDAPVESEPYTPAFMKGLLQKEKGPEAQSLDHLLTQKNLPEHQHEAFKTGFTEGFMRSQAFTQRTQDSLRRTRLVLFVLLLLGIYGLSRTPFLSGKGSFSDAVRFRTTSGLDSAVDPVQMKNVTFEHVKGVEEAKNELQDVVEFLKNPQKFTVLGGKLPKGILLVGPPGTGKTLLARAVAGEADVPFYYASGSEFDEMFVGVGASRIRNLFKEAKANAPCVIFIDELDSVGGKRIESPMHPYSRQTINQLLAEMDGFKPNEGVIVVGATNFAEALDNALVRPGRFDMQVTVPRPDVKGRTEILNWYLSKIKVDPAVNAEIIARGTVGFSGAELENLVNQAALKAAVDEKEMVTMKELEFAKDKILMGPERKSVEIDKKNKTITAYHESGHAIVAYFTKDAMPINKATIMPRGPTLGHVSMLPENDRWSETRAQLLAQMDVSMGGRVAEELIFGDDYITTGASSDFDGATKIAKMMVTRFGMSDKLGVMTYGDITKQSPETQAAIEQEVRVLLKDSYERAKNILKTYSKEHKTLADALLRYETLDAKEIQMVLEGKSLDHQIPQ; encoded by the exons atgttttcactgtcaaCGTCGTTTCAGGCACAGCAG ATGATACTGCCCGTCAGCCAGCTCATCAATGCCCTCCACTCTCTGAAGAACTCGGCCACAGCTTCAGTCCAGACCCTGCACAGAGACCTCATTCCAGAGCACAATTCATTTCTAAAAGAG CCCAATGTGAGTCTGAGGGATCTCGGCCTGTCAGAGATCAGGGTGAGTCAGCTGGACGAGTTGGTCAGCAGGTTACTGCCTACACCGGGACCAGAAGAACCTCCTGCCATTCCTTCACCATGGAGGACGAGTCACGTGTCTGCAGACAGCTTCTTCCACAACAAGCATG GGTTTTCACACAGAAGATTGGGGGTTTTTGGCTCCCCAATATTCCACAGACAATACCACAGTCCTCTAAAAGAAGTCTGCTCAGAGCTACAATTCCTGCCTG TATGGGTCCAGAGTCGGGGTTTCAAGACACTTAGATCAAAGACCAgacgaatgaatgaatctggATATGACGCTCCAGTGGAGTCTGAGCCCTACACACCAGCCTTCATGAAG GGATTGCTTCAGAAAGAAAAGGGACCAGAGGCGCAATCACTGGACCATCTGCTTACACAAAAGAACCTCCCAGAGCACCAGCACGAGGCCTTCAAGACGGGTTTCACAGAGGGGTTCATGAGGTCTCAGGCCTTCACTCAGAGAACACAAG ACTCTCTGAGGAGAACCAGGTTGgtcctgtttgtcctcctcctccttggtATTTATGGCTTGTCCAGAACCCCCTTCCTCTCGGGTAAAGGCTCCTTTTCTGATGCtg TGAGGTTCCGCACCACATCTGGACTTGACTCAGCAGTCGACCCCGTCCAGATGAAGAATGTGACATTCGAGCATGTCAAAGGAGTGGAGGAGGCAAAGAACGAATTACAAGATGTTGTGGAGTTTCTCAAGAACCCCCAGAAGTTCACTGTTCTGGGTGGAAAGCTGCCAAAAG GGATCCTCCTTGTTGGTCCACCAGGCACAGGAAAGACTCTGTTAGCACGGGCTGTGGCTGGGGAGGCCGATGTGCCTTTCTACTACGCCTCCGGCTCAGAGTTTGATGAGATGTTCGTGGGCGTTGGTGCGAGCCGAATCAGGAACCTTTTCA AAGAGGCAAAAGCGAATGCTCCCTGTGTCATCTTCATTGACGAGCTGGACAGCGTTGGTGGGAAGAGGATTGAGTCTCCCATGCATCCCTATTCCAGACAAACCatcaaccagctgctggctgaaatgGACGG GTTTAAACCAAATGAAGGTGTCATTGTTGTTGGTGCTACAAACTTCGCAGAGGCTTTGGATAA TGCTCTGGTGAGGCCAGGGAGGTTTGACATGCAGGTAACGGTCCCTCGCCCAGACGTGAAAGGACGCACTGAAATCCTCAACTGGTACCTCTCCAAGATCAAAGTGGACCCTG CGGTGAATGCAGAGATTATTGCCCGAGGCACTGTGGGCTTTTCTGGGGCAGAGCTGGAGAACCTGGTCAACCAGGCAGCCCTGAAGGCAGCCGTGGACGAGAAAGAGATGGTCACAATGAAGGAACTGGAATTCGCAAAGGACAAGATCCTCATGG GCCCTGAGAGGAAGAGCGTTGAAATCGACAAGAAGAACAAGACCATCACAGCCTACCATGAGTCCGGTCATGCCATTGTTGCCTATTTCACCAAAGATGCAATGCCCATCAATAAGGCCACTATCATGCCTCGAGGCCCAACTCTTGGCCAT GTGTCCATGCTCCCAGAAAATGACCGTTGGAGCGAGACACGAGCTCAGCTGCTGGCTCAGATGGACGTCAGTATGGGCGGCCGAGTAGCGGAGGAGCTCATCTTTGGAGATGACTACATCACCACGG gAGCATCCAGCGATTTCGATGGAGCAACCAAAATAGCGAAAATGATGGTGACCAGATTCGGCATGAGTGACAAG CTTGGTGTCATGACCTACGGTGACATAACCAAGCAGAGCCCAGAGACACAAGCTGCCATCGAACAGGAAGTCAGAGTTTTACTTAAG GACTCATATGAACGTGCTAAAAACATCCTGAAAACTTACAGCAAGGAACACAAGACACTAGCTGACGCCCTGTTAAGATATGAAACTCTGGATGCCAAAGAGATCCAGATGGTGCTAGAGGGCAAATCACTGGACCACCAGATACCTCAGTAG